One window of the Capsicum annuum cultivar UCD-10X-F1 unplaced genomic scaffold, UCD10Xv1.1 ctg1715, whole genome shotgun sequence genome contains the following:
- the LOC124890421 gene encoding pentatricopeptide repeat-containing protein At2g33680-like: MSYGPISVAIESSSSLFTKILHYTQSTNLPKGQSLHAHLIKIGSSSSCIYLSNSIVNLYAKCHRLSDAHLAFQEIQNKDVVSWNCLINGYSQSGRRDSSISVLKLFKQMRQENALPNPHTFAGIFSAVSSLGDAGFTGKQEHCLAFKLGYLSDVFVGSSLLNVYCKAGRNHIVEARKMFDEMPERNSVSWTTMISGYAWQRLVKEAVGVFRVMLWERGDDANEFVFTSVLSAIALPEFINVGKQIHCLSLKNGYLWTVSVANATVTMYAKCGSLDDACSAFELSSEKNSITWSALITGYAQNGDCEKALKLFSEMHYSGMNPSEYTLVGVLNACSDFDALREGKQVHGYLLKLGFEPQMYILTALVDMYAKCGNISDARSGFDYLKEPDIVLWTSMIAGYVKNGDNENAMGMYCRMLKEGVIPNELTMASVLKACSSLAALEQGKQIHAHIVKHGFRLEVPIGSALSTMYAKSGSLHDGNLVFRRMPARDLVSWNSMMSGLSQNGCGTDALELFEEMLLEGTKPDYVTFVNILSACSHIGLVERGWSIFKMMSNEFGIEPRLEHFACMVDMFGRAGKLYEAKEFIVSAASQVDHGLCLWRILLSACRNYRNYELGAYAGEKLIELGSQESSAYVLLSSIYSALGRLEDVERVRRLMNLRGVSKEPGCSWIELKSQFHVFVVGDQLHPQIIHVRKELWKLSKLMKDEGYKPHFDPCLELEEL; the protein is encoded by the coding sequence ATGAGTTATGGCCCAATATCTGTGGCAATTGAATCCTCTTCCTCCCTTTTCACCAAAATACTCCATTACACTCAATCCACTAACCTTCCGAAAGGCCAATCTCTTCACGCTCATCTTATTAAAATCGGTTCTTCCTCTTCTTGCATTTACCTATCCAACAGCATTGTCAACTTGTACGCCAAATGCCACCGCTTGTCCGACGCTCATTTAGCATTTCAAGAAATACAGAACAAAGATGTTGTCTCATGGAACTGTCTCATCAATGGGTATTCTCAATCGGGTCGTCGAGATTCTTCCATTTCCGTGCTCAAATTGTTCAAGCAAATGAGACAGGAAAATGCGCTCCCAAATCCGCACACCTTTGCTGGGATTTTTTCTGCTGTTTCGTCTTTAGGGGATGCCGGGTTTACTGGGAAGCAAGAACATTGTCTTGCTTTCAAACTCGGTTATCTATCTGATGTATTTGTCGGGAGTTCTTTGTTGAATGTGTATTGTAAAGCTGGGAGGAATCATATTGTGGAGGCGCGcaagatgtttgatgaaatgcctgaGAGAAATTCTGTTTCTTGGACTACGATGATATCTGGGTATGCGTGGCAGAGGCTGGTCAAGGAGGCAGTGGGGGTGTTTAGGGTGATGTTATGGGAGCGAGGGGATGATGCGAATGAGTTTGTCTTCACTAGTGTTCTTAGTGCGATTGCATTGCCCGAGTTTATTAATGTAGGAAAGCAAATTCATTGTCTTTCGTTGAAGAATGGATATTTGTGGACTGTTTCTGTTGCTAATGCTACTGTTACTATGTATGCGAAGTGTGGGAGTTTGGATGATGCATGTTCGGCGTTTGAGCTCTCCTCTGAAAAGAATTCGATAACCTGGTCTGCGTTAATTACAGGTTACGCGCAGAATGGGGATTGCGAGAAGGCGTTGAAGTTGTTCTCTGAGATGCATTACAGTGGGATGAATCCGAGTGAGTACACTCTGGTTGGGGTGCTTAATGCGTGTAGTGATTTTGATGCACTTAGAGAAGGAAAACAGGTGCATGGATATCtattgaagttaggatttgagcCTCAAATGTATATTCTGACTGCCTTAGTAGACATGTATGCTAAATGTGGTAATATAAGTGATGCCAGAAgtggttttgattatttgaaAGAACCCGATATAGTCTTATGGACTTCCATGATAGCAGGATATGTAAAGAATGGGGATAACGAAAATGCTATGGGTATGTATTGTAGAATGTTGAAGGAGGGTGTTATACCCAATGAGTTGACAATGGCGAGCGTGTTAAAAGCTTGTTCTAGCCTTGCTGCTTTGGAACAGGGGAAGCAGATTCATGCTCATATAGTGAAGCATGGGTTTCGTCTTGAAGTTCCAATTGGAAGTGCTCTGTCAACTATGTATGCAAAATCTGGAAGCCTCCATGACGGTAATCTAGTCTTTAGACGGATGCCTGCTAGGGACTTAGTGTCATGGAACTCAATGATGTCAGGTCTTTCTCAGAATGGCTGCGGCACTGATGCCCTTGAACTTTTCGAGGAAATGCTTCTTGAGGGAACAAAACCAGATTATGTTACTTTTGTAAATATTCTCTCCGCTTGTAGCCACATAGGTTTGGTTGAGAGAGGGTGGAGTATTTTCAAGATGATGTCTAATGAGTTTGGGATAGAACCTAGGCTAGAGCATTTTGCGTGTATGGTAGATATGTTTGGTCGTGCTGGAAAACTCTACGAAGCAAAGGAATTTATCGTATCAGCAGCAAGTCAAGTTGACCATGGTCTGTGTTTGTGGCGTATCTTGCTAAGTGCTTGCAGGAACTATAGAAACTATGAATTAGGTGCATACGCTGGAGAGAAGTTAATAGAATTGGGTTCACAAGAGTCCTCAGCGTATGTGCTACTCTCTAGTATTTATTCAGCTCTGGGAAGATTGGAGGATGTTGAACGCGTGAGAAGATTGATGAATCTCCGTGGAGTAAGCAAAGAGCCTGGATGTAGCTGGATTGAGCTGAAGAGTCAGTTTCATGTATTTGTTGTTGGAGATCAGTTGCATCCACAAATCATACATGTACGCAAAGAGTTATGGAAGTTAAGTAAGCTAATGAAAGATGAGGGATACAAACCACATTTTGATCCTTGCTTAGAGTTGGAGGAGTTATAG